Proteins encoded by one window of Juglans regia cultivar Chandler chromosome 15, Walnut 2.0, whole genome shotgun sequence:
- the LOC109012133 gene encoding BTB/POZ domain-containing protein At4g08455-like: protein MGPTCLSCMERYYESDGGTCKVCYEEANETKDELKREIEELKAKVAFLRFWSPFDHHSRPNGPCFTDVVLVATSDDHSAEIAAPVPAHKALLVSRSPVFKAMLENEMEESLSGTIKIADVSYDALRSFVNYLYTAEVSCVDEQVACELLVLAEKYQVKHLKAYCEKLLVSKLNWDNSVMSYSFAHQYNSKLISDAALSFITDNMDKLTKKEEYVELVEKDPRLVVEIYEAYLSKQVNTAAR from the exons ATGGGTCCGACGTGCTTGTCGTGTATGGAGAGGTACTACGAAAGCGACGGGGGGACTTGCAAGGTGTGCTACGAGGAGGCCAACGAGACGAAGGATGAGCTTAAGAGGGAGATCGAGGAATTGAAGGCCAAGGTCGCTTTTTTAAGGTTCTGGTCTCCCTTCGACCACCACAGCCGGCCCAATGGGCCCTGCTTCACCGACGTCGTTCTTGTCGCCACCTCCGATGACCACTCTGCTGAGATCGCCGCTCCCGTCCCTGCCCATAAGGCCCTCTTG GTTAGCCGTTCCCCAGTATTCAAAGCAATGCTTGAGAATGAGATGGAAGAAAGCCTGAGTGGCACCATCAAGATTGCTGATGTGTCATATGATGCCCTTCGTAGCTTTGTCAACTATTTATACACTGCCGAAGTGTCATGCGTTGATGAGCAAGTAGCCTGTGAACTTTTGGTTCTGGCTGAAAAATACCAGGTGAAGCATCTCAAGGCCTATTGTGAGAAGTTATTGGTGTCCAAATTGAACTGGGACAATTCCGTCATGAGCTATTCCTTTGCACACCAGTACAATTCGAAGCTTATATCCGATGCGGCGTTGTCCTTTATCACAGATAACATGGACAAGCTTACTAAAAAGGAGGAGTATGTGGAGCTCGTGGAGAAGGATCCCCGGCTCGTAGTGGAAATCTATGAAGCTTATCTCTCAAAACAGGTTAATACTGCTGCCCGCTAG